One segment of Vibrio mimicus DNA contains the following:
- a CDS encoding ABC transporter ATPase, which translates to MTTGNKVTPTSTSAQARVMLYQASQRPSLMEADLMETSFGRCRIKGRLGQRHADVVEAILHCAERRRDVSDGGIELLVDPAKVRKTLSDSRYSSSHLEKLLAELRAATVTIETPQFDFPIIGGLIDHVIPSPMTRPDPLTGGERNLWRVRLGIALVMLLEHDLSLYYDPAPIARLQHGISQAVARHILTHKNDPAGGWHVDTLIRAVCGENINSKKMRNGRSRLREDAEKLHEVGITIDAENRIRRLTPAR; encoded by the coding sequence ATGACAACTGGTAACAAGGTCACTCCAACTAGTACCAGTGCACAGGCAAGAGTGATGCTTTACCAGGCCAGTCAGCGTCCAAGCCTGATGGAGGCTGACTTGATGGAAACATCCTTTGGCCGCTGTCGCATTAAGGGAAGGCTTGGTCAGCGGCACGCAGATGTTGTTGAGGCTATTTTGCACTGTGCCGAACGTCGACGCGATGTTTCAGATGGTGGTATAGAGCTATTGGTAGACCCTGCCAAAGTGCGGAAAACGTTGTCAGATAGCCGGTATAGTTCCTCCCATCTTGAGAAGCTGCTGGCAGAGCTGCGAGCAGCAACAGTAACGATTGAAACACCACAGTTCGATTTTCCGATAATCGGCGGCTTGATCGATCATGTTATCCCTTCACCTATGACACGCCCTGATCCCTTGACGGGAGGAGAGCGAAATCTGTGGAGAGTTCGGCTTGGTATCGCCTTGGTCATGTTATTGGAGCATGACCTTAGCCTGTACTACGATCCTGCCCCAATTGCTCGCTTGCAGCACGGGATTAGCCAGGCGGTCGCGCGACACATCTTGACCCACAAGAATGATCCCGCCGGAGGGTGGCATGTTGATACTCTCATTCGCGCAGTCTGTGGTGAAAACATCAATAGTAAGAAGATGCGAAATGGGCGTTCCAGGCTTAGGGAGGATGCAGAAAAATTGCATGAAGTTGGAATAACAATAGATGCTGAGAATAGGATAAGGCGCCTCACACCCGCCCGATAG
- a CDS encoding helicase RepA family protein, producing the protein MALDLMAAFSETPQPLDYVLPNMVAGTVGALVSPGGAGKSMLALQLATQIAGGPDLLEVGEFTVGPVIYLPAEDPPAAIHHRLHALGAHLTAEQRQAVAKGLLIEPLIGRCPNIMCLDWFDGLKRAAEGRRLMILDTLRRFHIEDENVSGPMAQVIGRMEAIAADTGCSIVFLHHTSKSAAMIGAGDQQQASRGSSVLVDNIRWQSYLSGMTQTEAEEWGVDDSQRGYFVRYGVSKANYGSPFAERWFRRHEGGVLKPAVLERQRKAKGVLPFKKSKVAMEGVDDNW; encoded by the coding sequence ATGGCCCTTGATCTTATGGCGGCCTTTTCTGAAACGCCGCAGCCTCTTGATTATGTTTTACCTAACATGGTTGCCGGTACGGTGGGGGCCTTGGTTTCACCAGGTGGTGCCGGAAAATCCATGCTGGCCTTGCAGCTTGCAACGCAGATCGCTGGAGGCCCGGACTTGCTGGAAGTCGGAGAATTTACAGTTGGGCCAGTTATCTATCTTCCCGCAGAAGATCCTCCTGCTGCTATCCATCACCGATTACATGCGCTTGGGGCACATCTCACTGCCGAGCAGCGGCAAGCTGTTGCTAAAGGTTTGCTGATTGAGCCGCTGATAGGAAGGTGCCCCAACATCATGTGTCTCGATTGGTTCGATGGCCTTAAGCGAGCGGCTGAAGGCCGTCGCCTGATGATCTTGGACACCTTACGCCGTTTCCACATCGAAGATGAAAACGTTAGCGGTCCAATGGCACAAGTGATCGGACGTATGGAGGCCATCGCCGCCGATACGGGGTGCTCTATCGTATTTTTGCACCATACCAGTAAGAGCGCCGCCATGATTGGTGCGGGTGACCAGCAGCAGGCCAGCCGTGGGTCGTCTGTTCTGGTCGATAACATTCGCTGGCAATCGTACCTGTCTGGCATGACGCAAACCGAGGCTGAAGAATGGGGTGTTGATGATAGTCAGCGTGGGTACTTCGTCCGCTATGGCGTTAGCAAGGCGAATTATGGCTCTCCTTTCGCCGAGCGTTGGTTCAGGCGTCACGAAGGCGGTGTTCTGAAACCTGCCGTGCTGGAGAGGCAGCGTAAGGCCAAAGGAGTATTACCGTTCAAGAAATCTAAAGTTGCTATGGAAGGCGTTGATGACAACTGGTAA
- a CDS encoding helix-turn-helix transcriptional regulator produces the protein MQTMANKVLINRKQLLEMIPLSTRTIYNLEQRGEFPKRIALTSRNVAWDLSEVEEWIAARKASGIQAARPGTTIEA, from the coding sequence ATGCAAACAATGGCAAATAAAGTTCTCATCAACAGGAAACAGCTCCTGGAGATGATTCCACTTTCAACGCGCACAATTTATAACCTGGAACAGCGTGGGGAGTTTCCGAAGCGCATAGCGCTTACAAGCAGAAATGTTGCTTGGGATTTGTCGGAAGTCGAAGAATGGATAGCGGCGCGTAAAGCGTCTGGAATCCAGGCTGCTCGACCTGGCACCACCATAGAGGCCTAA
- a CDS encoding transcriptional regulator: MNIENQARLDLGQDHIAILPGCAQPVSLAIAKFRTRWGPYSAFSRRYPILRLIQELIDPAIAEYMDSLPNSYKNHVAGIGSGVGFSEIIRLIGLEAMVRMQRQLLRQFIKTSDAQTQRDQCFVATIESLIELTWDCACKRPKKSTATKGVNLNVQRKHSFCEFCGNLTEYSKFMLTVEQRQTNEVELIDHKKLELSHNYCKEHRPKLANDEWNPSYKQAKRSLAQFNIELSRLAHQSAHRAKPHAMSGDKLIDDYFFLFMLNLTLQPADVAELRNLARKMVDSKLSDNKKKMLVLQHYGYTQSQIGTKLLSRKQQPMTPQAVSKALAAVRKDFVLPANRPGKSQQKF, translated from the coding sequence ATGAATATCGAAAACCAAGCTAGACTAGACCTAGGGCAAGACCACATAGCCATCCTTCCAGGCTGCGCCCAGCCTGTTTCTCTTGCTATCGCCAAATTTAGAACGCGCTGGGGACCTTACTCTGCCTTCTCTCGGCGCTATCCCATTCTTCGCCTGATACAAGAACTGATCGATCCTGCCATAGCTGAGTACATGGATTCCCTACCAAACAGCTATAAAAACCATGTTGCGGGTATTGGCTCAGGAGTTGGATTTAGCGAAATCATCCGGCTGATAGGGCTGGAAGCAATGGTGCGCATGCAGCGCCAACTGCTACGTCAGTTCATAAAGACAAGTGATGCACAAACCCAAAGAGATCAGTGCTTCGTCGCAACCATTGAATCGTTAATTGAATTAACCTGGGATTGCGCCTGTAAGCGTCCGAAGAAATCAACAGCGACCAAAGGCGTCAACCTAAACGTACAACGAAAACATAGTTTCTGCGAATTCTGTGGGAACCTTACGGAGTACTCAAAATTCATGCTCACAGTAGAGCAGAGACAAACAAATGAGGTTGAACTTATAGACCACAAGAAACTAGAACTTAGCCACAATTACTGCAAAGAGCATCGCCCCAAACTTGCCAATGACGAGTGGAATCCAAGTTACAAACAGGCAAAGCGCTCCCTCGCACAATTCAATATCGAACTTTCTAGGTTAGCTCATCAATCTGCACATCGCGCTAAGCCTCATGCTATGTCAGGAGACAAACTGATCGATGACTATTTCTTCCTATTCATGTTGAATTTAACATTACAGCCAGCAGACGTAGCGGAGCTTCGCAACCTAGCTCGAAAGATGGTCGACTCTAAACTTTCAGACAATAAGAAGAAAATGCTGGTACTTCAGCATTATGGCTACACTCAATCTCAAATAGGCACAAAGCTACTAAGCAGAAAACAACAACCAATGACACCTCAAGCAGTATCTAAAGCATTAGCAGCAGTTCGCAAAGATTTTGTGCTTCCTGCTAACAGGCCGGGAAAAAGCCAACAGAAATTTTAG
- a CDS encoding UvrD-helicase domain-containing protein, which yields MTRVSRDEWVPQGVGGLEGRAWEALRETDSSILVTAGAGAGKTEFLAQKATYLLQTGICPAPKRILAISFKKDAARNLAERVAKRCPRDQARRFDSMTFDAFTKGLLDRFRPALPEPFNAPGTYQIVNPFRRDYDDFIERHGYHEVSAQQLERRLLLTDLPIDLSNGSEVHRALADYWHEQFFGGDEISLSFPMINRLVKLLLQENSYIRRALQATYPIVFLDEYQDTTYAQYDMLLTAFDGSDAVFTAVGDDKQRIMGWAGAMDDAFDQFENDFGARRITLLSNWRSHADLVRIQHEIARRIDGNVEAVQAQGTREIEGEVSAIWQFRNADDENNYLAEWVSREVQSGRVAPHDVAILIRMRADQVEGEIAPAFAARGLRIRNAARSVGEIQIQDLLGEELTSIFVPLLRLGATDRSPENWEQAQQNYLFLEAADPDNDLTQERLLVKLEAFVRQLRAELARRQPDPDAAEEIAEMLLEFVGTPRLRQSFPAYLRARDFERVWSGFVTLLKECAEHSSSWTEALDEFEGIGQVALMTIHKSKGLEFHTMIFYGLDNQTWWSLTPQRGEELNTFFVAFTRAKQRAFFSQCVERGHAIGWIQQLLAPAGVETIDGTTILGTT from the coding sequence ATGACCCGTGTAAGCAGAGACGAATGGGTACCTCAGGGTGTCGGTGGTCTGGAAGGCAGAGCGTGGGAGGCCTTACGTGAAACCGATAGCAGCATCCTTGTGACCGCTGGTGCTGGTGCCGGAAAAACTGAGTTTCTGGCACAGAAGGCGACCTATCTTCTGCAGACCGGTATTTGTCCAGCACCCAAACGTATTCTTGCCATCAGCTTTAAAAAAGATGCCGCCCGAAACCTCGCCGAAAGGGTTGCAAAGCGTTGCCCGAGAGATCAGGCGCGGCGCTTTGATTCGATGACTTTTGATGCCTTTACCAAGGGGCTTCTGGACCGGTTTCGTCCGGCTTTACCTGAGCCGTTCAATGCGCCCGGTACGTATCAGATTGTTAATCCGTTTCGCAGGGATTATGACGATTTTATTGAGCGACATGGCTATCACGAAGTGAGTGCTCAACAGCTTGAGAGAAGACTGCTTCTGACAGACCTGCCAATTGACTTGTCAAATGGATCTGAAGTACATCGTGCGTTAGCAGATTACTGGCATGAACAATTCTTCGGGGGCGACGAGATATCCCTGTCCTTCCCGATGATAAACAGGCTTGTAAAACTGTTGCTTCAGGAAAATTCATATATCCGCCGGGCCTTACAGGCAACATATCCCATCGTCTTTCTTGATGAATATCAGGATACAACCTATGCCCAGTACGACATGCTGCTAACGGCATTTGATGGCAGTGACGCTGTCTTTACGGCAGTCGGCGATGATAAGCAGCGCATCATGGGATGGGCGGGAGCCATGGATGACGCCTTCGACCAGTTTGAAAACGACTTTGGTGCGAGGCGCATCACATTGCTTTCAAACTGGCGGTCACATGCGGATCTGGTTCGTATTCAGCACGAGATTGCCCGCCGGATAGACGGCAATGTGGAAGCGGTGCAGGCACAAGGGACCCGTGAAATTGAAGGTGAGGTTTCTGCTATCTGGCAATTCCGGAACGCAGATGACGAGAACAATTATCTGGCAGAATGGGTGAGCCGTGAGGTTCAGTCAGGGCGTGTTGCGCCACATGATGTAGCAATTCTGATCAGAATGCGGGCAGATCAGGTGGAGGGTGAGATAGCCCCTGCTTTTGCGGCACGAGGTCTCAGGATCAGAAATGCGGCCCGGTCAGTCGGTGAAATTCAGATACAGGATCTGCTTGGTGAAGAGCTGACCAGCATATTCGTTCCTTTGCTCCGCCTGGGAGCGACGGACCGAAGCCCAGAAAACTGGGAGCAGGCCCAGCAGAACTATCTGTTTCTGGAGGCTGCCGATCCGGATAACGATCTCACGCAGGAACGGTTACTGGTTAAGCTTGAAGCATTCGTCCGTCAATTAAGGGCAGAGTTGGCGCGTCGCCAGCCTGATCCGGATGCAGCGGAAGAGATTGCAGAGATGCTTCTTGAATTTGTAGGGACCCCTAGGCTTCGGCAATCCTTTCCCGCTTACCTGCGTGCAAGGGATTTTGAGAGGGTGTGGAGTGGATTTGTCACTCTCCTGAAGGAGTGTGCAGAACACAGCAGCAGTTGGACGGAAGCGCTGGATGAGTTCGAAGGTATTGGCCAGGTAGCTCTGATGACCATCCATAAAAGCAAAGGTCTTGAGTTCCATACGATGATATTTTATGGGCTCGACAATCAGACTTGGTGGAGCCTTACGCCGCAACGGGGTGAAGAGCTAAACACTTTTTTTGTTGCCTTTACCAGAGCAAAGCAGCGTGCGTTTTTCTCCCAGTGCGTTGAGCGAGGGCATGCTATTGGCTGGATACAGCAATTATTGGCGCCGGCGGGAGTCGAAACCATAGATGGTACGACTATATTGGGTACTACGTGA
- a CDS encoding ATP-dependent nuclease: MKIEKIKLQNFRCFGHEVVELNFEEELTILVGGNGSGKTAVLQAVSRLFGTSSSQRSVQRRDFHIPIDRQELQSGDSLFIEAVLAFPELEEQDASPLDAVPEFFNQMAASGEGEPLKARIRLKATWTDDGTPEGAIEEDIRWIRTLDDNFEWDDCSRVQAVERSSIQFIYLPANRDATTQVTALLKGRLWQAAKWSTAFRDASSDNAGQIQSSFEEEEPLRVLLGRLSRRWQQVHEADTDSQPRLRLIENRFEELVRKAEFTFTPDEEGQERRLSELSDGQRSLFHIALTAATLETEREAFSLPADDSSFEQDKLRRIHLTILAIEEPENSLSPFFLSRIIKQAREIGALPSAQVLLSSHSPAILSRIEPEEVRYFRMDRSTRCSSIRELILPEDDVEASVYVRLAVKAYPELYFARFVILGEGDSERVVIPKIAEEMGVPLDPSFVPVVPLGGRFVAHFWRLLNNLEIPHATLLDLDLGRRHGGANAMRSCLQNLADIGNDWGNRSRANAVQLTDQQLYNEGSQGQWLQAFNEQGVFFSAPIDLDFAMLLAFPTAYQVANPGGNGPQSSAAAIQAKKVSTLKTGGNPALYTAHFDDAFKWYPYLFLSRSKPETHLAAFSRIADGGVAASAPAELRALIEYVTDKLHLSGENE; the protein is encoded by the coding sequence ATGAAAATAGAGAAGATAAAGCTACAGAATTTTCGTTGTTTCGGGCATGAGGTGGTCGAGCTAAATTTCGAGGAAGAGCTGACAATACTTGTTGGCGGAAACGGCTCCGGAAAGACCGCGGTGCTGCAAGCTGTGTCCAGGTTGTTTGGTACATCATCATCGCAACGGTCGGTACAGCGTCGGGATTTTCACATACCTATTGACCGGCAGGAGCTGCAGTCTGGCGATAGTTTGTTTATCGAAGCGGTACTTGCCTTCCCTGAACTGGAAGAGCAAGACGCTTCTCCTCTTGATGCCGTTCCGGAGTTCTTTAATCAGATGGCGGCTTCCGGTGAGGGAGAGCCCCTTAAGGCCCGGATACGACTAAAAGCAACATGGACGGATGACGGTACGCCGGAAGGAGCAATTGAAGAGGATATACGCTGGATAAGAACCCTGGATGATAATTTTGAATGGGATGACTGTTCCAGGGTTCAGGCTGTAGAGCGCTCTTCAATCCAGTTTATTTACTTACCGGCAAATCGTGATGCGACGACTCAGGTGACCGCCCTTCTAAAAGGGCGGTTATGGCAGGCTGCCAAGTGGTCGACAGCATTTAGGGATGCAAGCTCTGATAATGCCGGTCAGATCCAGAGCAGTTTTGAGGAGGAGGAGCCGTTAAGGGTCTTGCTGGGGCGTCTTTCAAGACGGTGGCAACAGGTCCATGAAGCCGATACAGACAGTCAGCCGCGTTTAAGGCTTATCGAAAACCGTTTTGAGGAGCTTGTTCGTAAAGCCGAATTTACCTTTACGCCTGATGAAGAAGGTCAGGAGCGCCGTTTGTCCGAGCTGAGTGACGGTCAGCGCTCTCTGTTCCATATTGCCCTTACAGCGGCAACGCTCGAAACCGAGCGGGAAGCTTTTTCTTTGCCTGCTGATGATAGCTCATTTGAACAGGATAAGTTACGCCGTATTCACCTGACGATTCTTGCCATCGAAGAACCAGAAAACAGTCTGTCACCATTCTTTTTGTCTCGCATCATCAAGCAGGCAAGAGAGATCGGCGCACTGCCTTCCGCCCAGGTTCTGCTATCCAGCCATTCCCCGGCTATCCTGAGCCGGATAGAGCCGGAGGAAGTGAGATATTTTCGTATGGACCGGAGCACCCGGTGCTCATCAATCCGAGAACTGATCCTGCCTGAGGATGATGTTGAGGCCAGCGTGTATGTCAGACTGGCCGTAAAGGCATATCCCGAACTTTATTTTGCACGATTTGTAATCCTAGGTGAGGGAGACTCTGAGCGAGTCGTTATTCCGAAAATTGCGGAGGAAATGGGTGTTCCCCTTGATCCATCATTCGTTCCCGTCGTTCCGCTCGGTGGACGATTCGTAGCGCATTTTTGGCGGCTGCTTAATAATCTTGAGATTCCACATGCCACATTGCTCGATCTTGATCTGGGGCGCAGGCATGGTGGGGCGAACGCCATGAGGAGTTGTCTTCAGAATCTAGCAGATATTGGGAACGATTGGGGGAACAGAAGTCGTGCGAATGCTGTTCAGCTTACCGACCAACAGCTTTATAACGAAGGTTCGCAAGGTCAATGGCTTCAAGCTTTCAATGAGCAGGGTGTTTTCTTTTCCGCTCCCATTGATCTCGACTTTGCCATGTTGCTCGCCTTTCCAACCGCTTATCAGGTTGCCAATCCAGGTGGTAATGGACCCCAGAGTAGTGCTGCTGCTATTCAAGCCAAAAAGGTCAGCACGCTGAAAACAGGTGGTAATCCTGCCTTGTATACTGCTCATTTTGATGATGCATTCAAATGGTATCCCTATCTGTTCCTGAGTCGCAGTAAGCCCGAAACTCACCTAGCGGCTTTTTCCCGCATCGCGGACGGCGGTGTTGCTGCATCCGCTCCAGCAGAGCTTAGGGCGCTCATTGAGTACGTTACGGATAAGCTCCATCTGTCAGGAGAGAATGAATGA
- a CDS encoding tyrosine-type recombinase/integrase, which translates to MLTDTKLRNLKPRDKLYKVNDRDGLYVAVTPAGSISFRYNYSINGRQETITFGRYGVGGITLAEARERLGEARRMVADGKSPAKEKARDKARVKGAETFGAWAEKWLRGYQMADSTRDMRRSVYTRELETKFGNQKLTEITHEDLRALTDAIVERGAPATAVHAREIVLQVYRWATERGQKVENPADLVRPASIARFEPRDRTLTPEEIRIMYQYMGRIGTSPSIRAAVKLLLLTMVRKSELTNATWSEINFSEALWTIPKERMKRRNPHLVFLSRQAMDIFIALKTFSGGSDYVLPSRYDSDVPMSSATLNRVMTMTYKLAQKEGQPLAKFGPHDLRRTASTLLHEAGYNTDWIEKCLAHEQKGVRAIYNKAEYRDQRTSMLQDWADMIDEWVV; encoded by the coding sequence TTGCTGACCGATACCAAGCTGCGCAACCTCAAGCCGAGGGATAAACTCTACAAGGTGAATGACCGGGATGGCCTCTATGTGGCTGTCACTCCTGCCGGTTCCATCTCATTCCGTTACAACTACTCGATCAATGGCAGGCAAGAGACAATCACCTTTGGCCGCTATGGCGTTGGGGGGATCACGCTGGCAGAAGCCCGTGAGCGACTTGGTGAAGCCAGGCGGATGGTCGCCGATGGAAAGTCGCCAGCGAAGGAGAAGGCCCGAGACAAGGCGCGTGTTAAAGGGGCTGAAACCTTTGGTGCCTGGGCGGAAAAGTGGCTACGTGGCTACCAGATGGCCGACTCTACCCGTGATATGCGCCGCTCGGTTTATACGAGAGAGCTGGAAACGAAATTCGGCAATCAGAAGCTGACCGAAATCACCCACGAGGACTTGCGAGCACTTACCGACGCCATAGTAGAGCGCGGTGCGCCTGCTACGGCGGTTCATGCACGTGAGATTGTACTCCAGGTATACCGCTGGGCGACTGAGCGAGGCCAGAAGGTTGAGAACCCGGCAGACCTGGTTAGGCCCGCAAGCATTGCTAGGTTTGAGCCGAGAGATCGAACCCTTACGCCCGAAGAAATCAGGATTATGTACCAGTACATGGGGCGTATTGGTACATCGCCATCGATCCGGGCAGCGGTAAAGCTACTGTTGTTGACGATGGTGCGTAAAAGCGAGCTGACGAATGCCACCTGGAGTGAGATCAACTTCAGCGAAGCGCTCTGGACGATCCCCAAAGAACGGATGAAGCGGCGAAATCCTCACCTGGTGTTTCTATCCAGGCAGGCCATGGATATCTTCATCGCTTTGAAGACGTTCTCCGGTGGATCGGATTATGTTCTGCCATCACGCTACGATTCTGACGTCCCGATGAGCAGTGCCACGCTGAACCGGGTGATGACGATGACTTACAAGCTAGCTCAGAAAGAGGGACAACCGCTTGCCAAATTCGGCCCGCACGACCTGAGACGAACAGCCAGTACCTTGCTCCATGAAGCCGGTTACAACACCGATTGGATAGAGAAATGCCTGGCACATGAGCAAAAGGGTGTGAGGGCGATATATAACAAAGCCGAGTATCGTGATCAGCGTACATCTATGTTGCAAGACTGGGCTGATATGATTGATGAGTGGGTTGTTTAG
- the guaA gene encoding glutamine-hydrolyzing GMP synthase produces the protein MTKNIHDQRILILDFGSQYTQLVARRVREIGVYCELWSWDVEEADIREFNPDGIILSGGPESVTEANSPRAPQYVFDSGVPVFGVCYGMQTMAEQLGGRVATSDEREFGYAQVKVSGESALFKDLELTQDVWMSHGDKVVEIPADFVKIGETDTCPYAAMANEEKKYYGVQFHPEVTHTQNGLQMLENFVLGVCGCERLWTSESIIEDAVARIKEQVGNDEVILGLSGGVDSSVVAMLVHRAIGDRLTCVFVDNGLLRLNEGQQVMDMFGDKFGLNIIKVDAEERFLKALEGIDEPEAKRKTIGRVFVEVFDEESKKLKNAKWLAQGTIYPDVIESAASKTGKAHVIKSHHNVGGLPDDMKMGLVEPLRELFKDEVRKIGLELGLPYNMLYRHPFPGPGLGVRVLGEIKKEYCDLLRRADAIFIEELHAADLYNKVSQAFTVFLPVRSVGVMGDGRKYDWVVSLRAVETIDFMTAHWAHLPYEFLGKVSNRIINEVNGISRVVYDISGKPPATIEWE, from the coding sequence ATGACTAAGAATATTCATGACCAACGAATTCTGATCCTCGATTTCGGATCTCAATATACCCAGCTGGTTGCCCGTCGCGTGCGCGAAATCGGTGTGTACTGTGAGCTGTGGAGCTGGGATGTAGAAGAGGCGGACATTCGCGAATTCAATCCAGACGGTATTATTCTTTCTGGTGGCCCTGAAAGCGTGACCGAAGCCAATTCGCCACGTGCCCCACAATATGTGTTTGACAGTGGCGTGCCAGTATTTGGCGTTTGCTACGGCATGCAGACCATGGCTGAGCAGTTAGGTGGCCGTGTCGCGACCTCTGATGAGCGTGAATTTGGTTATGCTCAGGTGAAAGTTTCTGGCGAATCAGCGCTGTTTAAAGATCTTGAATTGACTCAAGATGTTTGGATGAGCCACGGTGACAAAGTGGTCGAAATTCCAGCTGATTTCGTGAAAATCGGTGAAACAGACACTTGTCCATATGCAGCGATGGCCAATGAAGAGAAGAAATACTACGGCGTGCAGTTCCACCCAGAAGTAACGCATACCCAAAACGGTTTGCAGATGCTGGAGAACTTTGTTCTTGGCGTGTGTGGTTGTGAGCGTCTGTGGACGTCTGAATCTATCATTGAAGATGCCGTTGCGCGTATTAAAGAGCAAGTGGGTAACGATGAAGTGATCCTTGGTCTTTCTGGCGGTGTGGATTCTTCTGTGGTTGCGATGCTGGTTCACCGTGCGATTGGTGACCGCCTGACTTGTGTGTTTGTGGATAACGGCTTACTGCGTTTGAACGAAGGTCAGCAAGTGATGGATATGTTTGGCGACAAATTTGGCCTAAACATCATCAAAGTGGATGCAGAAGAGCGTTTCTTGAAAGCGCTAGAAGGCATTGATGAACCTGAAGCCAAGCGTAAAACCATCGGGCGTGTGTTTGTAGAAGTGTTTGATGAAGAATCGAAAAAACTGAAAAACGCTAAATGGTTGGCGCAAGGCACTATCTATCCAGATGTGATTGAATCAGCGGCTTCAAAAACCGGTAAGGCGCATGTGATCAAATCGCACCACAACGTGGGTGGGTTGCCAGATGACATGAAAATGGGTCTTGTTGAGCCACTGCGTGAGCTGTTTAAAGACGAAGTACGCAAGATCGGTCTTGAGCTTGGCTTGCCTTACAACATGCTTTATCGCCACCCATTCCCAGGCCCAGGTCTTGGTGTGCGAGTGCTTGGCGAGATCAAGAAAGAGTACTGTGATTTACTGCGTCGTGCAGATGCGATCTTCATTGAAGAGCTGCACGCAGCGGATCTGTACAACAAGGTTTCTCAAGCCTTTACTGTGTTCCTACCAGTACGCTCAGTAGGTGTAATGGGCGATGGCCGTAAGTACGATTGGGTTGTGTCACTGCGTGCAGTCGAAACTATCGACTTTATGACCGCACATTGGGCGCACCTGCCTTATGAGTTCTTGGGTAAGGTTTCCAACCGCATTATCAACGAAGTGAATGGCATTTCTCGCGTGGTGTATGACATCTCCGGTAAGCCACCTGCTACGATTGAATGGGAATGA